In the candidate division WOR-3 bacterium genome, one interval contains:
- the purE gene encoding 5-(carboxyamino)imidazole ribonucleotide mutase: MAKVIIIMGSKGDFEHSKKIAGVLEKFGVNYTLRIASAHKVPLKILEIIKEYENEDVVFITVAGRSNALSGFVDANTTKPVIACPPYSDKFSGADIFSTIRMPSGVCPLFILEPEEAGLAAIKILSLADKKLERKIRDYQEAKREEIEKADKEVNKNG, translated from the coding sequence ATGGCTAAGGTTATAATCATTATGGGTTCAAAAGGGGATTTTGAACATTCAAAAAAGATCGCAGGAGTACTGGAAAAATTTGGTGTTAACTATACCCTGCGAATTGCCTCAGCACATAAGGTTCCACTCAAAATTCTTGAAATTATAAAAGAATACGAGAATGAAGATGTGGTTTTTATCACGGTTGCAGGCAGGAGTAATGCCCTGAGCGGATTCGTCGATGCCAATACTACGAAACCTGTAATTGCCTGTCCGCCTTACAGCGACAAATTCAGCGGTGCCGACATTTTCTCTACAATCAGAATGCCTTCGGGAGTTTGTCCTTTATTTATTCTTGAACCAGAAGAGGCAGGTTTAGCAGCAATTAAAATTCTTTCCCTTGCAGACAAAAAATTAGAAAGAAAGATAAGAGATTATCAAGAAGCAAAAAGAGAGGAAATTGAAAAGGCAGATAAGGAGGTAAATAAAAAT
- a CDS encoding DUF5518 domain-containing protein: MFILAVIIGYIAMLILSPLPVLGPIIAGFIAGLIIGGVKNGMLSGFLSGTIEGILAGILLPILGGFIGSILGGGGTIFGGLVGAIIGAGIFITTLYFGLLGLVGGAIGGLIHRKK, translated from the coding sequence ATGTTTATATTGGCAGTCATTATTGGATACATAGCAATGTTGATATTAAGCCCGCTTCCGGTGTTAGGACCAATAATTGCTGGATTCATTGCGGGATTGATTATTGGTGGAGTAAAGAACGGAATGCTTTCGGGATTTTTGAGCGGCACAATTGAAGGGATACTTGCCGGGATATTATTGCCGATTCTTGGTGGTTTTATAGGTAGTATCCTTGGTGGTGGTGGCACAATTTTCGGCGGCCTTGTTGGTGCAATAATCGGTGCTGGTATTTTTATTACCACACTCTATTTTGGATTACTCGGACTCGTTGGCGGTGCCATTGGTGGGTTAATCCACAGAAAGAAATAA
- a CDS encoding sodium/proline symporter → MNNMLIYAMVIVLYLLLLLVIGIISGRKTKDTSDFYLGGRNIGPWVTSLSYVAAYFSSVVIIGGGAFGWLYGMSTLWIGAINVLLGTTVCWIVLGPRMREITHRLNVITIPEFLKRRYDSNFALIFSSLVIAIFLIVYNVSMLKGMGHIFEGLIGVSYIYGLLISSVIILFYVSIGGYIAVVWTSFIQAWIMGIGLITLTIFTLKSVGGISNAAFNLSVINKGYVDTPGVWNWQGLISYALIVSFGVWGMPQLLVRFYSIKKISFFKIGTPVAALGTCLALLPYFNGAISRILFPSLKNPDLAIPMLVKSVLNPIGSSIFLAAVLAAGMSTFSSVLIIITGSIIKDFLKEGLKLNYDDKRMLTMSKITTLIIGIISIIIAIKPPALVLALTAFSWAIISSTTLWPVLFGLYARWVTKAGVISSMIGGFLIALIWMALKQPFKVHGFIPGIIISFMIITLVSLFTKKYDKEFLETIYHKK, encoded by the coding sequence ATGAATAATATGCTTATATATGCCATGGTTATAGTGCTTTATCTTCTATTATTGCTCGTTATTGGTATCATTTCTGGTAGAAAAACAAAAGATACTTCGGACTTTTATCTGGGCGGACGAAATATCGGTCCCTGGGTGACTTCTCTGTCTTATGTAGCTGCATATTTCAGTTCAGTTGTGATAATTGGAGGTGGTGCATTTGGCTGGCTTTACGGGATGTCAACACTTTGGATTGGTGCAATAAATGTTCTACTGGGAACGACTGTATGCTGGATTGTTCTCGGTCCGAGAATGAGAGAAATTACCCATAGACTGAATGTCATTACTATTCCTGAATTTCTAAAGAGAAGATATGATTCAAACTTTGCTTTAATATTTTCTTCGCTTGTGATAGCGATATTTTTGATAGTTTATAATGTGAGTATGCTCAAAGGTATGGGGCATATATTTGAAGGATTGATTGGTGTTTCATATATCTACGGTCTTTTGATTTCTTCGGTGATAATACTTTTTTATGTATCAATTGGTGGATATATTGCAGTTGTTTGGACAAGTTTTATACAGGCTTGGATAATGGGAATAGGATTGATAACACTCACAATTTTTACATTGAAAAGTGTCGGTGGCATTTCAAACGCTGCATTTAATCTCTCTGTAATTAATAAGGGATATGTTGATACACCCGGCGTATGGAATTGGCAGGGATTGATTTCTTATGCATTGATAGTCAGTTTTGGAGTTTGGGGTATGCCCCAACTTCTGGTTAGATTTTATTCAATTAAGAAAATCAGTTTTTTCAAGATAGGAACACCAGTTGCAGCGCTTGGGACTTGTCTTGCACTTCTGCCGTATTTTAATGGCGCTATATCAAGAATACTTTTTCCTTCATTGAAGAATCCTGACCTTGCAATACCGATGCTTGTAAAATCTGTTCTTAACCCTATAGGTTCCTCAATATTTCTGGCAGCAGTCCTTGCTGCAGGTATGTCAACATTTTCGTCAGTATTAATAATAATCACTGGTTCAATAATCAAAGATTTTCTGAAAGAAGGATTGAAATTAAATTATGATGACAAGAGGATGCTTACGATGAGCAAAATCACAACACTCATTATAGGTATTATCTCAATAATAATTGCTATAAAACCGCCCGCCCTTGTACTTGCTTTAACCGCGTTCTCCTGGGCAATCATATCTTCTACTACACTCTGGCCGGTTCTATTTGGACTTTATGCAAGATGGGTTACAAAAGCTGGAGTAATTTCTTCAATGATTGGTGGCTTTCTCATAGCACTGATATGGATGGCTCTAAAACAACCATTCAAAGTTCATGGATTTATCCCTGGAATTATCATCTCCTTTATGATAATTACACTGGTTAGTCTGTTCACAAAAAAATATGACAAAGAATTTTTAGAGACGATTTACCACAAAAAATAA
- a CDS encoding alpha/beta fold hydrolase, with translation MKFIRFLLLTFALIAFSFALRPEREYKAIPSDYGIIYREVEFLTADNLKLKGWFIPAQDTVGILNSVIGRLVPVPDELKPDVREYKTDTTRKPTIIICDGDAGNMTQFIFYAYHFFTKGYNVFLFDWRGFGKSSDWQTEQDRLCYTEYIDDYDATIGFVKKQPEVDTTRIGVMGFSTGAYLSFAIIAKRNDISAYVGRALMSSFDELLPVLKQSLPGRNFMAPENYPEELLPINAAEKIKIPVFLIVGEKDNRTPVWMSEKIMVKLNGPKELWIVPKAEHGGINGPEFINYPEFFDRVLAFFDKYLKK, from the coding sequence ATGAAATTCATAAGATTTTTATTGTTGACCTTTGCTTTAATCGCGTTTTCTTTTGCGCTCAGGCCAGAAAGAGAATATAAGGCGATACCTTCTGATTACGGTATTATTTACCGAGAGGTTGAATTTCTGACCGCAGATAATTTAAAACTAAAAGGCTGGTTCATTCCTGCTCAGGATACTGTTGGTATTTTGAACTCAGTTATTGGACGTCTCGTACCGGTTCCCGATGAGTTAAAACCCGATGTCAGAGAGTATAAAACAGATACTACAAGGAAACCAACGATTATTATCTGTGATGGTGATGCTGGTAATATGACACAATTTATATTCTATGCTTATCATTTTTTTACAAAAGGATATAACGTTTTCTTGTTTGACTGGCGTGGCTTTGGGAAAAGCTCAGATTGGCAAACCGAGCAGGACAGGTTGTGTTATACTGAATATATTGATGATTATGATGCCACAATTGGTTTTGTAAAAAAACAACCTGAAGTTGATACGACACGAATAGGAGTTATGGGTTTTTCCACGGGCGCTTATCTTTCCTTTGCAATCATTGCGAAAAGAAATGATATTTCTGCTTATGTAGGTAGGGCACTTATGAGTTCGTTTGATGAACTTTTACCAGTATTGAAACAATCATTACCGGGGCGAAACTTTATGGCACCAGAGAATTATCCCGAAGAACTATTACCTATAAATGCGGCTGAGAAGATTAAGATTCCAGTCTTTTTGATCGTTGGTGAAAAAGATAATCGAACACCGGTTTGGATGTCTGAGAAGATAATGGTCAAATTGAATGGTCCAAAAGAACTATGGATAGTTCCTAAAGCAGAGCACGGTGGTATAAACGGACCAGAATTCATCAATTATCCTGAATTCTTTGACAGGGTTCTGGCATTTTTTGATAAATATTTAAAAAAATAA